Below is a window of Glandiceps talaboti chromosome 15, keGlaTala1.1, whole genome shotgun sequence DNA.
TTCCCTAAATTATCAGTACTCTTGAGAAATGGGAGATCAGAGTAGTTAGGGTAAATCTTGACCCAAAGGTTGACTCAATCTGTTTCAGTAGCACCAGCATATCTTTATGAATCTgaattaaaatgttttattgcTAGAAATAAATCTCTGAGTACGTCATTGATGCCATATGGAGTAAGTAGgacatatatgtatgatatagcAGGGTGTGTTAGCTttaaattaatacatacatttttagatgATTGGATGGGAATGGCATTGCTTTGCATAATTTGTTTACATGGTAAATGGGTAAATTAGTTGTTTCTCTAGAACTTTGAGGACAAGACAATCAAAAGCTTTATACAACATGACATGTTGTATTGGTTTTGTATGAAAGAAAGGCAGATGTGATtttaaaactgtcaaaattATAATTGAATCATTATGAAAATTATTCCAAAGGCGTGTTTACTGTCTAAGTTACATTACCgatatttcttttattataaTTTGACTATCCTGTGTATGCTGACCACATTATTGAATTTTTCTCTCTCACCAGGCTTACAATGAGTTTTAGCTCTCCTATATCTTTACTTGATGAAAATACAGAGCCAGACAGAGGGTTTTTGCTGACTTCAGGAAAGACATTCCAGTCTCAGTCATCACCCATATTGAATTCCGTGTTACAGGTATCACAAAGAGATAATATTTGCCAGAACTCTTCaccaaaaaagaagaaaaaggtgggtgattttgttatattttctgaattCCTGTGTAATTCTGTGTTTGCAGATATCAGTTACAATCTCTCATTCTAAAATTTGCTGGGATACTGCTGTGAAACAGCCTGTATGATGCAGCTGTTTCTTTGAATAtcaatgtgtttttttaaaacttttttgtcAATGACTATCAAGTTTAAATAAGTGACCTCAGTCATGAACTTGGTCATTGCATGATCACAGTCTCTATAAATGTTCTCTCTTAAAGTTAACATTAATTTATGTACCATTTCTTCTGGAAAATGTTCTGTAAAGATTTGAATCgtacttgtttacaaatatagttATCAGCACAAAAACAGCTTGTTACTAGCAAGAACTGatgtcaaattttcattctCTGCATGTCCTgtgcatgaaaaaaatgtgttctGTATTTTGCTTTGTAAGATttcttcattttgaaaaaaaaaagtgtatatcatttttttttcaatccatTATTGTGTGCCATTCATACTTTTGCTGGTAGCAAAAATCAGCATATTCTTCATATCTTTAATTTCTTTTTCCACTGATACCAGAGAGTCACAGAAATGGCAGACAACACAGAACCAACTGGTTCAATGGCAGAGCAGTTAGAGGTATCAGAACAAATGACGTACACATTCAGTTCCCAAAGTAGTTTCTTTTACTTCGCAGTCACTAGCACACTAATTGTGTTGGATAAGTCTTGAACTGCTACGAGCTGCACACCTCTTCATTTGTGATGAATAACACTCTTGTCATGTGTTTTCAAAGCAAGGTGTTTTGATCTGCTGCATGAAGGACTCTGACCAACTTTCTATATACTATTTCAAGCATGTAAACTGTTTccaaactaactaactactcACAGAATTATGGTTAAAAAGTGCTGCCACCATACCATGTTACTTTTATTGCATATCAAGCATGCAGGTAATACACAAAAGAAGGAAATGAATGAGGCAATACATATCATACTTTGCCAATAGATTAccaaatttcaaatgtattgtACTTCACCATAGCCTTGTGTTTTACATATCCAAATAAAGGAAatgataatattatttcatCTTGTGATAAAATCACCTAAACATTAAAAGAAGGATCGTAGTAAATAAGTATAAAAAAGCCTGTCAATAAAAATGAACACATTGGGTGAAAAGTTAGTAACTttgagaaataaaatacatgtacccatggtttatacattgtttgtattgtatatcaattttaatacatgttaATTCTTTTCTTACTGTGTTTTCTCACAAGTAAGAGTCATACTCACAGTGGTAGCTGCTGTGTCTACAAAGTGCAGATCAGGTCTTGCAAGTAAATTGTCagctgaaaatatttttttttttgaagtacaatgtatgtgtctCTGATTGTCAAACTGTCTATCTACAACATCCTGGTACAATGCCCTACCATGTTTATTTTACTCTCCATCTGCTAAATAGTAGAATGCCTGCACATAGCAGCAGAGAAAAGTGTTATGCCCAGTCAGTTGACAGAATATAGGttgacaatttccttgaaaacaagatgtgAGCAAATGAATTTGTATAATTATCTCAAAAACGTTAGGAACAAGATTTCATATCATAAAGTTTTGGGGGATTCAGATTTCATTTTTCGAACAAAGTGGTCACCTAGGTGCATTCTGCTTCAATACCTATTACCATCTTTTACTATATAATGATGATTTGTCATCAGTATTTAGAATGAAAACAATCTAAAACAGGTTTCTCAAGACAGGCTCTGTAAGTTAATATGTAGAATCATCTCCCTCGGCCAGTTTGCAAATATTAACACGAGTTCATCTTTGAACAGAGAGTAGTAAACATGTTAAGTGCACTGTATCATGGTAAAGACTTGATTCCAATTGTCAGGACCTACTTGGTCTCCTAGAATTTCACATGTATGGTGATTGTTCTATTTCTGAAGCAAAGCATGTGTTCTTTATTGTACTGTGGTCAGAACACACTGGTAGTCACCTCTGTCTGTGTCTTGGAATGGTGAATCTTTGGTGGCCTTCATACTAAGACTAAAGTAAACACAATCAGCTGACATATATTTTTAGCAtcacatatgcatgtatgataTAAGAAGTGGAAGTTTTTGAATGCAATACTTGTAACATGTTTCACAGCTGTTAATACACATGCCCAccaggcaggtaggcaggcaggcaggcaggcaggcaagaaAACTTATGAATGAACTATGTAAACCTTTTATCATAATCATCACCATAAAACAGCGCATATAGCATGCTTGAAATCTTCCTGGCTCAAGCATCAAAAATGTGATACTCACCATCAACTAGTGTAGCTACAATAACCCACTTACAGTGTCAACATGACCCATGTAGGCATAAGATAACAGAGGGGATGTTGCACAATAAATCTGTGGTAGATATTGGGATATCTGTCAGCTTTCACTCAGGATGTCATGCATGCTATTAAGTAAATGATCTACAAAATAACACATGGTGCATCTTCCTTTCTGTTCACAAAACTACTTGGGATCATTTTGACACGACATTTAGTAAATCAGTTTTCTCCCAAGGATGTCAAAATACAGTGCTAGCTTATTTGTAGaaatattatatgaataaaacatattttttaatagAATTCTTATATAAAAGAgccaatgttatttttttatggaAATACATTTTTCAGGCAAGACTTGTGATTCAAGGGAGAACACTGATGATTTGTGACGACAAGAAAGAGTAGATTTTTTCAACATTGTTGATGTATTACAGGTATATGTCTCTCCTTCCTCTAGGAACGTACTTCCAAAAAGAGTCCAAGCCAATCTCCAAAGGCACAGACTGCTGATTCATCAGTGTGGGAAGCACTGCGAGAATTAGACGAGTGTGAACGTTGGGTAGAGCGTAGTCAAGTTGTGACAACACAAGATCATCACGATTATACACAGTATGCCAATGAGTTCATAGAGGATCTAATTCAGAAGATACCCAATAGGTGAGCATATTTATGTATTGCAAGACATGGCATACATGCTGTGGTAGTCTCAGGTTTTTGTAACATAAAGAATCAAGGTGACATTGTAGATTTTTGATACATTACTTTATGTGGCAGTGCTCCTATTCACACATGCACCATGGTGTACCACAGCATATCCATATTAGCAGTATCAACTGCTCTGCAAGGGCATGCTCCTTGCCCTTGTTCCTGGTACACTTTCCTTTATAAGTGTTAAAGTTTATGTTGCCAAACCCTGCTCATATCAAACAATTGTCTTTTTGTACGAGAACACTGAATCTACCTATCCCAAGTTCCAACTACTGTATCATATTGAGTTATGTAAATGTCCTGcgtgaggtcaaagttcacttgGATGAAAACTTTTGTCTCCAAGCAGAAATTTACAtggtttgcaaaaaaaaatttttttccAAGATTTGAGTGAAACCTGGAGTCATGCAAACACACCAAATTCAATGTGGTTACATTGTAGTTCTTTCAATGGGTAAGAACAATGCAATGCATCATGACATATTTGTCAACATACAAAAAGAATGAtcactcatacatgtatatcatacaaCAATGGAACTTTAAGGTCTACTTGTATtcacaatataaataataatgttgggttcttatatagcgctttcacagtccgtgctcaaagcactttacaattattacccctggctcggatcagaacggcgcaacggccctttagtcttcctcaactccccagggagcatacaatccgttgcagccatttaagcgcataggattaaagccttcacattgcaacctacatcctaccaggtccccaaatatacagcttggttgactgaggcacagtggtggttcaaatcttgcccaaggactttagccactcagaaacaaacagcaggcagcgacggggctcgaacctgcaacctgtagattccaagctggtcACGCAACCATTCACCCgtcatgactccacaatatGATGAGATTATGAAGAGTAGCTACCAGTATATTGTATAAATGTCTCTGTCTTTTGGCATAGCCATTAGAATACAACTTGACAATACTATTGTTTGTCTTACAGTTCAGAGCCAGTCACAGCCACAGGAGAGAGTGCACCACCTGAAGAGAAAAGTAGCAACGCAAGTGTTGAGAATACTGCAACACCTGTTGAAGGTAGCCAGGTGACACAAGAAACTGAAAGTGAAGCTAACAAAGTCCCAGAGAAAGAGGACGCTCCCAGCCAAGAACCGTCTGTTGAAAATTTGCCTTCTCAGCCAAGTACAGAGACTAATACCACTCAAATACCACCAGTTACAGGAGAAAGTTCTGCAGAAAATGCTGTAGAAAGCAGTCCCTGTGACAATTTGGATGAGAAATTGAATGCTTTGATACCAACAAATTCCAAACAAGAAGTGACAGAGGATGTGAAAGTATTACCAGACACAAACAGCAGTGATAAGGATATCAAACAGGAGTTAACGAGTGAGTCGCCTTTGCAGAAAATCTTACTGTTAGACTTTTCACCTTGTAAACCGGAGAAacaagttcaaaggtcacaGGTTAATGATCGCCAGCACGAAATACCAATTCTAGACTTCTCTCCAGGTTTTCCTCAGCATCCAGGTACAGAAGGAGAAACCACTTCTAGTGAGGGAACGCCACCAGAGGAATCAAGAGACGTGCAGTTTTTGTTTGCAGAGGAGACAGCCATCCTTCAAAGTAAGGATCCTGCGGATGAAACAATCAAAGATACACAAGATAACATAGAACAGAAGGTCTCAGAAGAGAAGACTACAGAGCTTGAACCAGTTGTGCAAGAAGTTTCTACAGTAGATACTCATGCTCAACAATATGGAAGTGTAATTGGTGGACAACCAGAAGAACCACCAAAAGAAACTGATACAAGTGCACCCACAGAGCTGACACAAGCCACTTCAGAAGAAAGTCCAGTAAACGCACCAAAGGATTCAGATATCTGTCCAACAGAACCTATACAAGATACAGACAAAGAAGCAGAATTGCTAAAAGATACCAAAGAAACTGATAAAGAAGAAAACCAGGAGGTTGCAAATTCAGCAGTAGAAGTTGAACCAAGTCAGCCACTTGACGATACTGTTGAAGGTCTCCAGGAAAGCAGTACAGGGCAAGATACAGAGGAAGGTAGTAGCATAGTTGAAACGCCACAGCTGACAGATACACATCTTTCAACTGAGCCACAAGTTGACCAGGAAGTACCACAAGAAGTAGTTGACAGTAAGTTACCACAGCCATCTGAGGAATCAGAACCTGTGCAGGTTGAAAATACAGAGCTTTTACAACCAGAAGTTGGTGTTTCAGAAGTAAAACAGGAAAAGGAAGCAGCCAAAGAGACAACAAAAGTAGAACCAGAAGCACAGTCGGTTGAAAATACAGAACTTTTACAACCAGAAGTTGGTCTCTCAGCAGTAAAACCGGAAAAGGAAGAAGACAAAGAGACACCTAAAGAAGATTTAGAGGCACGTCAGGTTGAAAATCCAGAACTTTTACAACCAGAAGTTGATGTCTCAGAAGTAAAACTGGGTCAGGAAGAAAACAAAGAGACACCTAAAGGAAGCTTAGAGGCGCAGCAGGTTGAAAATACAGAACACGTACAACCAGAAGTTGATCTCTCAGAAGTAAAACAGGAACAGAAGGAAGACACAGAAGCAACAATAGTAGAACCAGAACCTGAGCAGGTTGGAAATACAGAGATTTTGCAACCAGAAGTTGGTCCGTCAGAAGTGAAACCGGATCAGGAAGAAAATAAAGAGACAACAAAAGTAGATTCACAGGTGGAAACAAGTGTTGATAACAAGCAGCCAACACCTGAGACGGATAAGAGCGAACTTGATAAACAAGGGGAACAGACAATTTCACTGCCAACCAACGAAGAAAAACCTAAGCAACATAAAAGGTTGTTGCCTGCAACACCCTTGCAGAAGAAGATAAAGGCAAAGCCCAAATTCAAACCTGCAGCAGAAGGCAATTTTGGGATTGAAATATTTGCGCCAGCTAAGAAGCCACAGCCAAAAGGAATAGAGGATCTTGATATTCAGATATTTGCACCGCCACAAAAGAAGTCTCCTGAGCAAACACAGGATTTATTATTGTTGACATCTTCCAAAGAGAATTTGCCACCAGTAAATAAGAGCTCATCAGAAAATTTGTGTGAGGAAAAACGTAACGTTTCTGAGCAACCTTCTCTTATTGACGATATTCCAATTCAAACTGTTGCTCCAAAAACCAAGAGCATCTATGATATGGACGAGAACGAAATAGGAAATCCATTTGCTTCTTCTAACAAGATGACAGATTCCCCCGTAAAGAAAGCGGAGTTTGACTTTGACAATGTTACAGATCCATTTGCTTCATCTGGTAAGATGAGCAGCTCACCAAGAGCTGGAAGAACTAGGTAAGGTTTTCTGTTTGTGTTGATTTTAGGGTTTCATTCaaaaaagaattgtgattgtgattgtgattgtaCAGGTGCAAGTAaagaaacaaactttaaaacaaatttgttgGACAGCTATGCACACCTGTGCAATGATAATACTGTATTACTCATCTAAAATGTAATTCAAAGTCCA
It encodes the following:
- the LOC144446953 gene encoding uncharacterized protein LOC144446953 isoform X2, producing the protein MSFSSPISLLDENTEPDRGFLLTSGKTFQSQSSPILNSVLQVSQRDNICQNSSPKKKKKRVTEMADNTEPTGSMAEQLEERTSKKSPSQSPKAQTADSSVWEALRELDECERWVERSQVVTTQDHHDYTQYANEFIEDLIQKIPNSSEPVTATGESAPPEEKSSNASVENTATPVEGSQVTQETESEANKVPEKEDAPSQEPSVENLPSQPSTETNTTQIPPVTGESSAENAVESSPCDNLDEKLNALIPTNSKQEVTEDVKVLPDTNSSDKDIKQELTSESPLQKILLLDFSPCKPEKQVQRSQVNDRQHEIPILDFSPGFPQHPGTEGETTSSEGTPPEESRDVQFLFAEETAILQSKDPADETIKDTQDNIEQKVSEEKTTELEPVVQEVSTVDTHAQQYGSVIGGQPEEPPKETDTSAPTELTQATSEESPVNAPKDSDICPTEPIQDTDKEAELLKDTKETDKEENQEVANSAVEVEPSQPLDDTVEGLQESSTGQDTEEGSSIVETPQLTDTHLSTEPQVDQEVPQEVVDSKLPQPSEESEPVQVENTELLQPEVGVSEVKQEKEAAKETTKVEPEAQSVENTELLQPEVGLSAVKPEKEEDKETPKEDLEARQVENPELLQPEVDVSEVKLGQEENKETPKGSLEAQQVENTEHVQPEVDLSEVKQEQKEDTEATIVEPEPEQVGNTEILQPEVGPSEVKPDQEENKETTKVDSQVETSVDNKQPTPETDKSELDKQGEQTISLPTNEEKPKQHKRLLPATPLQKKIKAKPKFKPAAEGNFGIEIFAPAKKPQPKGIEDLDIQIFAPPQKKSPEQTQDLLLLTSSKENLPPVNKSSSENLCEEKRNVSEQPSLIDDIPIQTVAPKTKSIYDMDENEIGNPFASSNKMTDSPVKKAEFDFDNVTDPFASSGKMSSSPRAGRTSMKPPTEENGDANAVDLGDFPNTKPEREAFKPATEGFSPELAEYYKNYKTEYFKWIGASGLETDLSELSFEEMEARLAAEEEPTESDGEEEFFLASEAFNPSDPNAFDIDFLEKAGGGGQSDFAESALGRQSLYVKFDPLVKGASPPIAQAGAAIKPVLPTLGETSMEGEDLLQMSTPPSAGSLRQNHLLNSVKRSDEKRPTPDKGVDKLLEFSPSGEPVTEKDTPPQRRRVPESPEAEDGIVQPLLYTQLDLNEALKRAREEYTREAEKKDNEQKRMEQQLDELQQQNTEMRTVVSEYERMIQQMIEDHDKGKNTNKEALTEIQRERDQALEDLSSVESAFSDLHRRFEKLKMAVEGYKKNEDILKKCVADYQAKLKKHEQRYQTLKSHAEEKIESANLEIDKVRKANTAEIAGLQAALKREQMKVQSLERQVEQKTKENEELTSICDELISKMGKS
- the LOC144446953 gene encoding uncharacterized protein LOC144446953 isoform X6, which gives rise to MSFSSPISLLDENTEPDRGFLLTSGKTFQSQSSPILNSVLQVSQRDNICQNSSPKKKKKRVTEMADNTEPTGSMAEQLEERTSKKSPSQSPKAQTADSSVWEALRELDECERWVERSQVVTTQDHHDYTQYANEFIEDLIQKIPNSSEPVTATGESAPPEEKSSNASVENTATPVEGSQVTQETESEANKVPEKEDAPSQEPSVENLPSQPSTETNTTQIPPVTGESSAENAVESSPCDNLDEKLNALIPTNSKQEVTEDVKVLPDTNSSDKDIKQELTSESPLQKILLLDFSPCKPEKQVQRSQVNDRQHEIPILDFSPGFPQHPGTEGETTSSEGTPPEESRDVQFLFAEETAILQSKDPADETIKDTQDNIEQKVSEEKTTELEPVVQEVSTVDTHAQQYGSVIGGQPEEPPKETDTSAPTELTQATSEESPVNAPKDSDICPTEPIQDTDKEAELLKDTKETDKEENQEVANSAVEVEPSQPLDDTVEGLQESSTGQDTEEGSSIVETPQLTDTHLSTEPQVDQEVPQEVVDSKLPQPSEESEPVQVENTELLQPEVGVSEVKQEKEAAKETTKVEPEAQSVENTELLQPEVGLSAVKPEKEEDKETPKEDLEARQVENPELLQPEVDVSEVKLGQEENKETPKGSLEAQQVENTEHVQPEVDLSEVKQEQKEDTEATIVEPEPEQVGNTEILQPEVGPSEVKPDQEENKETTKVDSQVETSVDNKQPTPETDKSELDKQGEQTISLPTNEEKPKQHKRLLPATPLQKKIKAKPKFKPAAEGNFGIEIFAPAKKPQPKGIEDLDIQIFAPPQKKSPEQTQDLLLLTSSKENLPPVNKSSSENLCEEKRNVSEQPSLIDDIPIQTVAPKTKSIYDMDENEIGNPFASSNKMTDSPVKKAEFDFDNVTDPFASSGKMSSSPRAGRTSMKPPTEENGDANAVDLGDFPNTKPEREAFKPATEGASGLETDLSELSFEEMEARLAAEEEPTESDGEEEFFLASEAFNPSDPNAFDIDFLEKAGGGGQSDFAESALGRQSLYVKFDPLVKGASPPIAQAGAAIKPVLPTLGETSMEGEDLLQMSTPPSAGSLRQNHLLNSVKRSDEKRPTPDKGVDKLLEFSPSGEPVTEKDTPPQRRRVPESPEAEDGIVQPLLYTQLDLNEALKRAREEYTREDYRGGTLAEKKDNEQKRMEQQLDELQQQNTEMRTVVSEYERMIQQMIEDHDKGKNTNKEALTEIQRERDQALEDLSSVESAFSDLHRRFEKLKMAVEGYKKNEDILKKCVADYQAKLKKHEQRYQTLKSHAEEKIESANLEIDKVRKANTAEIAGLQAALKREQMKVQSLERQVEQKTKENEELTSICDELISKMGKS
- the LOC144446953 gene encoding uncharacterized protein LOC144446953 isoform X3, whose product is MSFSSPISLLDENTEPDRGFLLTSGKTFQSQSSPILNSVLQVSQRDNICQNSSPKKKKKRVTEMADNTEPTGSMAEQLEERTSKKSPSQSPKAQTADSSVWEALRELDECERWVERSQVVTTQDHHDYTQYANEFIEDLIQKIPNSSEPVTATGESAPPEEKSSNASVENTATPVEGSQVTQETESEANKVPEKEDAPSQEPSVENLPSQPSTETNTTQIPPVTGESSAENAVESSPCDNLDEKLNALIPTNSKQEVTEDVKVLPDTNSSDKDIKQELTSESPLQKILLLDFSPCKPEKQVQRSQVNDRQHEIPILDFSPGFPQHPGTEGETTSSEGTPPEESRDVQFLFAEETAILQSKDPADETIKDTQDNIEQKVSEEKTTELEPVVQEVSTVDTHAQQYGSVIGGQPEEPPKETDTSAPTELTQATSEESPVNAPKDSDICPTEPIQDTDKEAELLKDTKETDKEENQEVANSAVEVEPSQPLDDTVEGLQESSTGQDTEEGSSIVETPQLTDTHLSTEPQVDQEVPQEVVDSKLPQPSEESEPVQVENTELLQPEVGVSEVKQEKEAAKETTKVEPEAQSVENTELLQPEVGLSAVKPEKEEDKETPKEDLEARQVENPELLQPEVDVSEVKLGQEENKETPKGSLEAQQVENTEHVQPEVDLSEVKQEQKEDTEATIVEPEPEQVGNTEILQPEVGPSEVKPDQEENKETTKVDSQVETSVDNKQPTPETDKSELDKQGEQTISLPTNEEKPKQHKRLLPATPLQKKIKAKPKFKPAAEGNFGIEIFAPAKKPQPKGIEDLDIQIFAPPQKKSPEQTQDLLLLTSSKENLPPVNKSSSENLCEEKRNVSEQPSLIDDIPIQTVAPKTKSIYDMDENEIGNPFASSNKMTDSPVKKAEFDFDNVTDPFASSGKMSSSPRAGRTSMKPPTEENGDANAVDLGDFPNTKPEREAFKPATEVLFDIDPLMPEPIFIMDEDFRPAGEALAQECLTSIEEPTESDGEEEFFLASEAFNPSDPNAFDIDFLEKAGGGGQSDFAESALGRQSLYVKFDPLVKGASPPIAQAGAAIKPVLPTLGETSMEGEDLLQMSTPPSAGSLRQNHLLNSVKRSDEKRPTPDKGVDKLLEFSPSGEPVTEKDTPPQRRRVPESPEAEDGIVQPLLYTQLDLNEALKRAREEYTREDYRGGTLAEKKDNEQKRMEQQLDELQQQNTEMRTVVSEYERMIQQMIEDHDKGKNTNKEALTEIQRERDQALEDLSSVESAFSDLHRRFEKLKMAVEGYKKNEDILKKCVADYQAKLKKHEQRYQTLKSHAEEKIESANLEIDKVRKANTAEIAGLQAALKREQMKVQSLERQVEQKTKENEELTSICDELISKMGKS
- the LOC144446953 gene encoding uncharacterized protein LOC144446953 isoform X4 produces the protein MSFSSPISLLDENTEPDRGFLLTSGKTFQSQSSPILNSVLQVSQRDNICQNSSPKKKKKRVTEMADNTEPTGSMAEQLEERTSKKSPSQSPKAQTADSSVWEALRELDECERWVERSQVVTTQDHHDYTQYANEFIEDLIQKIPNSSEPVTATGESAPPEEKSSNASVENTATPVEGSQVTQETESEANKVPEKEDAPSQEPSVENLPSQPSTETNTTQIPPVTGESSAENAVESSPCDNLDEKLNALIPTNSKQEVTEDVKVLPDTNSSDKDIKQELTSESPLQKILLLDFSPCKPEKQVQRSQVNDRQHEIPILDFSPGFPQHPGTEGETTSSEGTPPEESRDVQFLFAEETAILQSKDPADETIKDTQDNIEQKVSEEKTTELEPVVQEVSTVDTHAQQYGSVIGGQPEEPPKETDTSAPTELTQATSEESPVNAPKDSDICPTEPIQDTDKEAELLKDTKETDKEENQEVANSAVEVEPSQPLDDTVEGLQESSTGQDTEEGSSIVETPQLTDTHLSTEPQVDQEVPQEVVDSKLPQPSEESEPVQVENTELLQPEVGVSEVKQEKEAAKETTKVEPEAQSVENTELLQPEVGLSAVKPEKEEDKETPKEDLEARQVENPELLQPEVDVSEVKLGQEENKETPKGSLEAQQVENTEHVQPEVDLSEVKQEQKEDTEATIVEPEPEQVGNTEILQPEVGPSEVKPDQEENKETTKVDSQVETSVDNKQPTPETDKSELDKQGEQTISLPTNEEKPKQHKRLLPATPLQKKIKAKPKFKPAAEGNFGIEIFAPAKKPQPKGIEDLDIQIFAPPQKKSPEQTQDLLLLTSSKENLPPVNKSSSENLCEEKRNVSEQPSLIDDIPIQTVAPKTKSIYDMDENEIGNPFASSNKMTDSPVKKAEFDFDNVTDPFASSGKMSSSPRAGRTSMKPPTEENGDANAVDLGDFPNTKPEREAFKPATEGFSPELAEYYKNYKTEYFKWIGASGLETDLSELSFEEMEARLAAEAFNPSDPNAFDIDFLEKAGGGGQSDFAESALGRQSLYVKFDPLVKGASPPIAQAGAAIKPVLPTLGETSMEGEDLLQMSTPPSAGSLRQNHLLNSVKRSDEKRPTPDKGVDKLLEFSPSGEPVTEKDTPPQRRRVPESPEAEDGIVQPLLYTQLDLNEALKRAREEYTREDYRGGTLAEKKDNEQKRMEQQLDELQQQNTEMRTVVSEYERMIQQMIEDHDKGKNTNKEALTEIQRERDQALEDLSSVESAFSDLHRRFEKLKMAVEGYKKNEDILKKCVADYQAKLKKHEQRYQTLKSHAEEKIESANLEIDKVRKANTAEIAGLQAALKREQMKVQSLERQVEQKTKENEELTSICDELISKMGKS
- the LOC144446953 gene encoding uncharacterized protein LOC144446953 isoform X7, producing MSFSSPISLLDENTEPDRGFLLTSGKTFQSQSSPILNSVLQVSQRDNICQNSSPKKKKKRVTEMADNTEPTGSMAEQLEERTSKKSPSQSPKAQTADSSVWEALRELDECERWVERSQVVTTQDHHDYTQYANEFIEDLIQKIPNSSEPVTATGESAPPEEKSSNASVENTATPVEGSQVTQETESEANKVPEKEDAPSQEPSVENLPSQPSTETNTTQIPPVTGESSAENAVESSPCDNLDEKLNALIPTNSKQEVTEDVKVLPDTNSSDKDIKQELTSESPLQKILLLDFSPCKPEKQVQRSQVNDRQHEIPILDFSPGFPQHPGTEGETTSSEGTPPEESRDVQFLFAEETAILQSKDPADETIKDTQDNIEQKVSEEKTTELEPVVQEVSTVDTHAQQYGSVIGGQPEEPPKETDTSAPTELTQATSEESPVNAPKDSDICPTEPIQDTDKEAELLKDTKETDKEENQEVANSAVEVEPSQPLDDTVEGLQESSTGQDTEEGSSIVETPQLTDTHLSTEPQVDQEVPQEVVDSKLPQPSEESEPVQVENTELLQPEVGVSEVKQEKEAAKETTKVEPEAQSVENTELLQPEVGLSAVKPEKEEDKETPKEDLEARQVENPELLQPEVDVSEVKLGQEENKETPKGSLEAQQVENTEHVQPEVDLSEVKQEQKEDTEATIVEPEPEQVGNTEILQPEVGPSEVKPDQEENKETTKVDSQVETSVDNKQPTPETDKSELDKQGEQTISLPTNEEKPKQHKRLLPATPLQKKIKAKPKFKPAAEGNFGIEIFAPAKKPQPKGIEDLDIQIFAPPQKKSPEQTQDLLLLTSSKENLPPVNKSSSENLCEEKRNVSEQPSLIDDIPIQTVAPKTKSIYDMDENEIGNPFASSNKMTDSPVKKAEFDFDNVTDPFASSGKMSSSPRAGRTSMKPPTEENGDANAVDLGDFPNTKPEREAFKPATEVLFDIDPLMPEPIFIMDEDFRPAGEAFNPSDPNAFDIDFLEKAGGGGQSDFAESALGRQSLYVKFDPLVKGASPPIAQAGAAIKPVLPTLGETSMEGEDLLQMSTPPSAGSLRQNHLLNSVKRSDEKRPTPDKGVDKLLEFSPSGEPVTEKDTPPQRRRVPESPEAEDGIVQPLLYTQLDLNEALKRAREEYTREDYRGGTLAEKKDNEQKRMEQQLDELQQQNTEMRTVVSEYERMIQQMIEDHDKGKNTNKEALTEIQRERDQALEDLSSVESAFSDLHRRFEKLKMAVEGYKKNEDILKKCVADYQAKLKKHEQRYQTLKSHAEEKIESANLEIDKVRKANTAEIAGLQAALKREQMKVQSLERQVEQKTKENEELTSICDELISKMGKS